One Drosophila willistoni isolate 14030-0811.24 chromosome 2R unlocalized genomic scaffold, UCI_dwil_1.1 Seg167, whole genome shotgun sequence DNA segment encodes these proteins:
- the LOC6646555 gene encoding lysosomal thioesterase PPT2 homolog isoform X2 has protein sequence MRRYLCILVLIASIVHSFSYKPVVLLHGILSGADSMSVLKELIEELHPGTMVYNCDKFSGWNSLENAWRQVEQIRDYIDEIGKAHPEGIIFLASFLHLIFPDLAAKTAFELFYSRVGQHTSVGGYWNDPFKQSLYMKYSEFLPVINNEKISTNSTDFKKALVRLEKMVMVGGPNDDVITPWESSHFGYFNEDLDVVEFNKRKIFTADLIGLKTLLDADKLKIIVKPRVHHLSWHRQKDVIKEVIMPYLD, from the exons ATGAGACGCTATCTGTGTATATTGGTGTTAATCGCCAGCATTGTGCACTCTTTTTCCTATAAACCTGTCGTCCTTCTCCATGGGATACTTTCGGGAGCAGATTCGATGTCAGTTTTGAAAGAGTTAATTGAAGAG CTTCATCCGGGAACAATGGTCTACAATTGTGATAAATTTAGTGGTTGGAACAGCCTGGAAAATGCATGGAGGCAAGTCGAGCAAATTCGAGACTATATAGATGAGATTGGTAAAGCACATCCGGAGGGCATTATTTTTCTGG CTAGTTTCCTTCATTTGATTTTCCCAGATTTGGCCGCCAAAACAGCCTTTGAGCTCTTCTATTCGCGAGTGGGTCAACATACCTCAGTGGGAGGCTATTGGAACGATCCGTTCAAGCAATCGCTCTATATGAAATATAGTGAATTCTTGCCTGTAATCAACAACGAGAAGATTAGCACAAATTCTACAGATTTTAAAAAGGCTTTGGTACGATTAGAAAAAATGGTTATGGTTGGAGGCCCAAACGATGATGTGATAACTCCTTGGGAGAGCAG TCACTTTGGTTACTTTAATGAGGATTTGGATGTGGTAGAGTTTAACAAGCGTAAAATTTTTACTGCCGACTTGATTGGCTTGAAAACCCTCCTGGACGctgataaattaaaaataatcgTTAAACCGCGTGTTCATCATTTATCCTGGCACAGGCAAAAAGATGTCATTAAGGAAGTCATAATGCCATATTTGGATTGA
- the LOC6646585 gene encoding double-strand break repair protein MRE11 — protein MTNTDGADKDVDNVIRIMVSTDNHLGYLGSDSIRGEDSFVAFEEMLQLAVSEDVDMILLGGDLFHDAVPNQYTLHKCLELLRRYTFGDKPVSLEILSDQSRCFYNAVNESVNYEDPNLNISLPVFSIHGNHDDPSGFGRLSSLDLLSTAGCVNYYGRWTDLTKLEISPVLLRKGESHLALYGLSHIPDQRLSRLFEEFKVTMQYHTEKSTDQSAEDEESNWFHLMVVHQNRADRGRKRYLPEELLPSFLNLVIWGHEHDCRIEPELNVKRDFYVTQPGSSVPTSLAEGESIKKHVGLLEIYKNKFQLKPLPLKTVRPFIFESINLNDMATELGLDEGDAKTKVKKFAREKIEEMIERSKDRLTGHPKQPEIPLIRLRLLYSDESYMFNTIRFGQEYSSRVANPADIIYFKKLNKHSKAATINLDKEAMKKALEMENTTRVEELVDRYFDEAQGQRPLKLLHSKALAEITFRLVERHDANAADNIVKFYRDKAVDHLMDALPDDENIDIELENFRHQHNHEDLLKMLDARGVKKETIVPKNEANKTAASVANTSTRTAATAPARGRGTRGRTAAVVKPQLDVSIETSATRSSGRKQTLLSAVGRNSRSKVASYVISDDSD, from the exons ATGACGAATACTGATGGAGCGGACAAGGATGTAGACAATGTCATACGCATTATGGTGTCTACGGACAATCATTTGGGCTATTTGGGAAGCGATAGCATCCGTGGCGAGGATAGTTTTGTGGCTTTTGAAGAAATGTTGCAGCTAGCCGTCTCTGAGGATGTCGACATGATTTTATTGGGCGGCGATCTATTCCACGATGCAGTGCCTAATCAGTATACGTTGCACAA ATGTCTGGAACTCTTAAGGCGCTACACATTTGGTGATAAACCGGTGTCTCTGGAGATATTAAGTGATCAATCTCGATGCTTTTATAATGCTGTCAATGAGTCGGTTAACTATGAGGATCCGAATTTAAATATATCCCTACCTGTCTTCTCAATTCATGGTAATCATGATGATCCCAGTGGTTTTGGTCGGCTTAGTAGCTTGGATTTGCTTAGCACCGCGGGATGTGTAAATTATTATGGACGCTGGACCGATTTAACCAAGCTGGAAATTAGTCCTGTTCTCCTGCGTAAAGGTGAAAGTCATTTGGCTTTATATGGGCTAAGTCACATTCCGGATCAACGGTTGAGTCGTCTTTTTGAGGAGTTCAAAGTAACAATGCAATATCATACAGAAAAGTCAACAGATCAGTCGGCAGAAGATGAAGAGTCCAACTGGTTTCATTTGATGGTTGTGCATCAAAATCGTGCCGATCGTGGACGTAAAAGGTATTTGCCGGAGGAACTTTTGCCATCCTTCTTGAATCTCGTAATTTGGGGACACGAACACGACTGCCGCATTGAGCCGGAATTAAATGTTAAACGAGATTTTTATGTCACCCAACCGGGCTCTTCAGTGCCCACTTCGCTGGCCGAGGGTGAGTCCATAAAGAAACATGTTGGCCTGTtggaaatttataaaaataagttCCAACTTAAGCCTTTGCCTCTAAAGACAGTTCGTCCGTTTATCTTTGAATCGATCAACTTGAACGACATGGCCACGGAACTTGGTCTGGATGAGGGTGATGCAAAAACTAAAGTGAAAAAGTTCGCTCGCGAAAAAATCGAGGAAATGATTGAACGATCGAAGGACCGGCTTACAGGCCACCCAAAACAGCCTGAAATTCCACTTATACGGCTACGACTACTGTATTCGGATGAAAGCTACATGTTCAATACCATACGATTTGGTCAGGAATACAGTTCACGCGTGGCGAATCCGGCAGATATCATTTATTTCAAGAAACTGAACAAACATAGCAAAGCGGCAACAATCAACCTCGACAAAGAGGCTATGAAGAAGGCCTTGGAAATGGAGAACACGACAAGAGTCGAGGAACTAGTGGATCGTTATTTCGATGAAGCACAAGGACAGAGACCCTTGAAATTGCTGCACTCCAAGGCTTTGGCGGAGATAACGTTTCGTTTGGTGGAGCGACATGATGCCAATGCAGCAGATAACATCGTCAA attCTATCGCGATAAGGCTGTGGATCATCTCATGGATGCTTTACCGGATGACGAGAACATTGATATTGAATTGGAAAATTTCAGGCATCAACATAACCACGAAGACCTTCTCAAGATGCTAGACGCACGCGGCGTCAAAAAGGAAACGATTGTTCCTAAAAATGAAGCAAACAAAACTGCAGCATCAGTAGCCAACACCTCAACTAGAACGGCTGCTACTGCTCCTGCTCGTGGACGTGGGACACGCGGCCGTACAGCAGCCGTGGTTAAGCCACAGCTGGATGTGTCCATAGAAACATCCGCAACT CGATCCTCGGGCAGAAAGCAGACACTTCTCAGTGCTGTTGGGCGCAACAGTCGATCCAAAGTGGCCAGCTATGTGATATCTGATGATTCCGATTAA
- the LOC6646557 gene encoding glucosamine-6-phosphate isomerase isoform X1 has translation MRLIILETSDSVGKWAAKYVMKRINEFQPGPNKYFVLGLPTGSTPLGMYRELIEFYKQGKVSFQYVKTFNMDEYVGLPRDHHESYHYFMWHNFFKHIDIEPHNVHILDGNASDLVVECNKFEEQIKAAGGVELFIGGIGPDGHIAFNEPGSSLVSRTRVKTLAQDTLEANARFFDNDMTKVPKQALTVGVGTVMDSKEVMILITGGHKAFALYKAIEEGVNHMWTVSAFQQHVNTLMICDEDATLELRVKTVKYFKSLMDVHSKLIEQQKTAN, from the exons ATGAGATTGATTATTTTGGAAACCAGCGATTCGGTTGGCAAATGGGCAGCCAAATATGTCATGAAACGTATCAACGAGTTCCAGCCGGGACCAAATAA ATACTTTGTATTGGGTTTACCCACAGGCTCCACGCCATTGGGAATGTATCGAGAGTTAATTGAATTCTATAAGCAGGGCAAGGTATCGTTTCAATATGTAAAGACATTTAATATGGATGAATATGTTGGCTTGCCGCGGGATCATCACGAGAGCTATCACTATTTCATGTGGCATAATTTCTTCAAGCATATTGACATTGAACCCCACAATGTCCATATATTAGATGGCAATGCCTCCGATTTGGTGGTCGAATGTAATAAATTTGAGGAGCAGATTAAAGCGGCCGGAGGAGTAGAACTATTCATTGGTGGCATTGGGCCAGATGGCCATATAGCTTTCAATGAGCCCGGCTCATCGCTGGTATCACGAACGAGAGTAAAGACCCTGGCCCAGGATACCTTGGAGGCTAATGCCCGTTTCTTTGACAATGATATGACCAAGGTTCCTAAACAGGCTTTAACTGTGGGTGTGGGTACTGTGATGGATTCAAAGGAGGTTATGATACTCATAACGGGCGGTCACAAGGCCTTCGCCTTGTACAAAGCGATCGAAGAAGGTGTTAACCACATGTGGACCGTTAGTGCATTCCAGCAACATGTCAATACTTTGATGATATGTGACGAAGACGCCACCCTAGAGCTGCGCGTCAAGActgtaaaatattttaag AGCTTAATGGATGTGCATTCCAAACTAATTGAGCAACAAAAGACGGCAAACTAG
- the LOC6646583 gene encoding uncharacterized protein LOC6646583, with protein MKYLLEWLVLSACAACLGASVAAAAASTQRRRRHSHDATPSSTSTTPTSSSTSFGEWPELALVRRLYDDCQDKNDFIGCLKQKALNALTRAIGQDSIKIMDGLVMEKQKQNQSESESILGLLTDARQFGSLSPLDRALLFKADKLIRTHSLKIDIMDVADLGNEGRGHEHGGHKKKKHKDGGHIKYVIAALLTAMGIAGPLGLKALAAIAGKALVISKVALTIAGIIALKKLFSHDHSEETSFQVHAGDHNRRNTYVIRPVSKTNAGVGVTAAGSSSSVDPYRYYYDYSHQQ; from the exons ATGAAGTATCTGCTGGAGTGGCTGGTGCTCTCTGCATGTGCAGCCTGTCTAGGAGCATCAGTTGCGGCAGCCGCGGCTTCCACGCAGCGGAGAAGGCGTCACAGTCACGACGCAACGCCGTCATCAACATCCACAACACCCACCAGTTCCTCGACATCCTTCGGAGAGTGGCCAGAATTGGCCTTAGTGCGGCGTCTGTATGATGATTGTCAGGATAAAAATGATTTCATCGGCTGCCTCAAGCAGAAGGCTCTAAATGCTTTAACGCGCGCCATTGGTCAGGATTCCATTAAGATCATGGATGGATTGGTTATGGAGAAGCAGAAGCAAAATCAGTCTGAATCGGAAAGtattttgggtcttctaaCGGACGCTCGACAATTTGGGAGCCTCTCCCCACTGGATCGGGCTCTCTTATTCAAGGCCGACAAGCTGATTCGCACACATTCCCTGAAAATTGACATTATGGATGTGGCCGATTTGGGCAATGAAGGACGCGGGCATGAACACGGTGgccacaagaaaaaaaagcacaaaGACGGTGGTCACATTAAATATGTCATAGCGGCCCTTCTGACCGCCATGGGTATAGCTGGACCCCTGGGCTTAAAGGCTCTGGCAGCAATTGCTGGTAAAGCATTGGTAATCAGCAAGGTTGCTCTAACCATAGCTGGAATTATAGCTCTGAAGAAACTCTTTTCGCATGATCACAGCGAAGAGACAAGCTTTCAGGTCCATGCCGGAGACCACAATAG GCGCAACACCTATGTGATTCGCCCTGTTTCGAAAACAAATGCGGGCGTAGGTGTCACCGCCGCCGGTAGCAGCTCTTCAGTAGACCCATATCGCTATTATTACGACTACTCCCACCAGCAATAA
- the LOC6646555 gene encoding lysosomal thioesterase PPT2 homolog isoform X1, which yields MRRYLCILVLIASIVHSFSYKPVVLLHGILSGADSMSVLKELIEELHPGTMVYNCDKFSGWNSLENAWRQVEQIRDYIDEIGKAHPEGIIFLGYSQGGILARAAIQSLPQHNVKTFISLSSPQAGQYGTSFLHLIFPDLAAKTAFELFYSRVGQHTSVGGYWNDPFKQSLYMKYSEFLPVINNEKISTNSTDFKKALVRLEKMVMVGGPNDDVITPWESSHFGYFNEDLDVVEFNKRKIFTADLIGLKTLLDADKLKIIVKPRVHHLSWHRQKDVIKEVIMPYLD from the exons ATGAGACGCTATCTGTGTATATTGGTGTTAATCGCCAGCATTGTGCACTCTTTTTCCTATAAACCTGTCGTCCTTCTCCATGGGATACTTTCGGGAGCAGATTCGATGTCAGTTTTGAAAGAGTTAATTGAAGAG CTTCATCCGGGAACAATGGTCTACAATTGTGATAAATTTAGTGGTTGGAACAGCCTGGAAAATGCATGGAGGCAAGTCGAGCAAATTCGAGACTATATAGATGAGATTGGTAAAGCACATCCGGAGGGCATTATTTTTCTGG GCTACTCCCAGGGAGGTATTTTAGCCCGGGCAGCGATCCAGAGTTTGCCACAACATAATGTCAAGACTTTTATTTCCTTATCCTCTCCTCAGGCTGGGCAGTACGGCA CTAGTTTCCTTCATTTGATTTTCCCAGATTTGGCCGCCAAAACAGCCTTTGAGCTCTTCTATTCGCGAGTGGGTCAACATACCTCAGTGGGAGGCTATTGGAACGATCCGTTCAAGCAATCGCTCTATATGAAATATAGTGAATTCTTGCCTGTAATCAACAACGAGAAGATTAGCACAAATTCTACAGATTTTAAAAAGGCTTTGGTACGATTAGAAAAAATGGTTATGGTTGGAGGCCCAAACGATGATGTGATAACTCCTTGGGAGAGCAG TCACTTTGGTTACTTTAATGAGGATTTGGATGTGGTAGAGTTTAACAAGCGTAAAATTTTTACTGCCGACTTGATTGGCTTGAAAACCCTCCTGGACGctgataaattaaaaataatcgTTAAACCGCGTGTTCATCATTTATCCTGGCACAGGCAAAAAGATGTCATTAAGGAAGTCATAATGCCATATTTGGATTGA
- the LOC6646556 gene encoding lamin Dm0: MSTKSRRAGTATPQPGSTSTPLPPSGGPAPQQQQQQQQASSPLSPTRHSRVAEKVELQNLNDRLATYIDRVRNLETENSRLTIEVQTTRDTVTRETTNIKNIFEAELLETRRLLDETARERAKIEIDLKRMWEENDNLKTNLDKKTKEASIAEANARVNESRANDLSQKYSQANADRKKANDDLQEALKELDRLRKQFEDTRKNLEQETLARVDLENAIQSLREELSFKDQVHSQEINESRRVRQTEYSEIDGRLAQEYDAKLKQSLQELRFQYEEQMRINREDIEQLYEDKIRRMQDAAARTHNSTHKSIEELRSTRVRIDGLNAKINDLEATNGALNARIRELEKQLDNDLEHHRQEVALLEKELIRLREEMTQQLQEYQDLMDIKVSLDLEIAAYDKLLMGEEARLNITPAPNTATVQSFSQSLRSSTRSTPSRRTPSGALKRKRAFVDESEDRSVSDFYISANAKGNVEIKEIDADGKFIKLYNKGAEEIAIGGWQLQRLINENGPSVTYKFHRSVKIEPNSSVTVWSSDSRAQHEPPTNIVMKQQKWTIGDNTKTILLNGDGEAVANLERIKRIVSTHVSSSTSRMSRRRSISAVDGNEQLYHHQGDPKQTNEKCSIM, encoded by the exons ATGTCGACCAAATCCCGACGTGCTGGCACTGCCACACCACAACCTGGCAGCACTTCGACCCCATTGCCGCCATCAGGTGGACCCGCtccacagcagcaacaacaacagcagcaggccTCAAGCCCATTGAGTCCCACGCGTCATTCGCGTGTGGCTGAAAAGGTCGAGCTCCAGAATCTCAATGATCGTCTGGCCACCTATATCGATCGGGTGCGTAACCTGGAGACGGAAAACTCACGTCTCACCATTGAAGTGCAAACTACGCGGGATACAGTCACCCGCGAGACAACGAATATCAAGAATATATTTGAGGCGGAACTTCTAGAGACACGTCGCCTGTTGGATGAAACGGCACGGGAGCGGGCAAAGATTGAAATCGATTTGAAACGTATGTGGGAGGAGAATGACAATCTGAAGACGAATCTGGATAAGAAAACGAAGGAGGCTAGCATTGCTGAAG CCAATGCCCGTGTCAATGAGTCTCGGGCCAACGATTTGAGCCAAAAGTATAGCCAGGCAAACGCAGATCGTAAGAAGGCAAACGATGATCTTCAGGAGGCACTCAAAGAACTGGATCGCTTGCGTAAACAGTTTGAGGATACGCGCAAGAATCTGGAACAGGAGACTTTGGCTCGCGTCGATTTGGAAAACGCCATACAATCGCTCCGCGAAGAACTTTCATTCAAAGATCAAGTCCACTCGCAAGAGATCAATGAATCGCGGCGGGTGCGTCAAACTGAGTATAGCGAAATTGATGGCCGCCTGGCACAGGAGTACGATGCTAAGTTGAAGCAATCGCTGCAAGAACTTCGCTTCCAATATGAAGAGCAAATGCGCATCAATCGCGAGGATATTGAGCAACTCTATGAGGATAAGATTCGGCGTATGCAGGATGCTGCAGCCCGCACTCACAATTCCACCCACAAGTCAATTGAAGAGCTACGCAGTACTCGCGTTCGTATCGATGGGCTGAATGCAAAGATCAATGATTTGGAGGCCACCAATGGTGCGTTGAATGCTCGTATTCGCGAGCTGGAGAAGCAGCTGGACAACGATTTGGAACACCATCGTCAGGAGGTGGCTTTGCTAGAAAAAGAATTGATTCGTTTGCGTGAAGAAATGACTCAGCAATTACAGGAATACCAGGATTTGATGGACATCAAG GTCTCTTTGGATTTAGAAATTGCCGCCTATGACAAGCTGCTGATGGGCGAAGAGGCTCGCTTGAATATCACTCCAGCCCCCAATACGGCTACGGTGCAATCCTTTAGCCAATCCTTGCGTAGTAGCACTCGGTCAACACCATCGCGCCGCACTCCCTCAGGAGCGTTGAAACGCAAACGTGCCTTTGTGGACGAATCGGAGGATCGCAGCGTATCCGATTTCTATATATCGGCCAATGCAAAAGGCAACGTGGAAATCAAAGAAATCGATGCGGATGGAAAGTTTATCAAACTCTATAACAAGGGTGCCGAGGAGATTGCCATTGGCGGATGGCAATTGCAGCGTTTGATTAACGAGAACGGTCCTTCGGTTACCTATAAGTTCCATCGTTCCGTGAAAATAGAACCAAATTCCTCTGTCACAGTGTGGTCTTCAGATTCTCGGGCCCAGCATGAGCCACCCACCAACATTGTGATGAAGCAACAGAAATGGACCATCGGGGataatacaaaaacaattcTTCTCAATGGCGATGGCGAGGCAGTGGCAAATTTGGAGCGCATTAAGCGCATTGTTTCCACACATGTCTCGTCGTCAACCAGCCGAATGAGTCGTCGTCGCAGCATTAGTGCTGTTGATGGCAACGAGCAGCTTTACCATCACCAAGGCGATCCCAAGCAGACCAACGAGAAGTGCTCCATTATGTAA
- the LOC6646584 gene encoding LOW QUALITY PROTEIN: probable low-specificity L-threonine aldolase 2 (The sequence of the model RefSeq protein was modified relative to this genomic sequence to represent the inferred CDS: inserted 1 base in 1 codon): protein MSTRIVDLRSDTLTQPTEEMRARMSSAVVGDDVYGEDPTVNELESKIASMFGKEAGLFVASGTMGNLLAIMVHCPSRGSEIIIGDQSHVFLYEQGGPAQLAGVQVATIKNEIDGTFSLAELQRKIRIDDIHEPITSLVVVENTHNVCGGKVVPLSYLDELVSIDVGXSGPSIALHMDGARIFNAAAALGVSVQRLCRDFDSVSICLSKGLSAPIGSILVGSKAFITQARRFRKAVGGGMRQVGVLAAAGLVALEQIVPLLGKDHERTKRIAKAVHDLSSPNVVVDLDAVQTNILFLEIKQPDLVGSEFVQDLENVQPDELRAGVKDKNGLGVVVRSCDLTLKSVRLVLYHQIDDEQVELAIKKLTFVIKQYDARWPKVQ, encoded by the exons ATGTCTACACGAATTGTTGACCTACGTTCTGATACACTGACTCAGCCCACAGAGGAGATGCGTGCTCGCATGTCCTCGGCTGTTGTTGGTGATGATGTCTACGGCGAGGATCCTACAGTCAATGAGCTGGAATCAAAGATTGCCAGCATGTTTGGCAAGGAAGCCGGCCTCTTTGTTGCTAGCGGAACAATGGGAAATCTTTTGGCAATTATGGTTCACTGCCCGAGTCGCGGTTCGGAAATCATAATCGGTGATCAATCACATGTTTTTCTATATGAACAAG GCGGTCCCGCTCAATTGGCTGGTGTGCAAGTGGCCACTATAAAGAACGAGATAGATGGAACCTTTAGTCTGGCAGAGTTGCAGCGAAAGATTCGAATTGATGATATTCATGAGCCAATCACCTCACTGGTTGTGGTCGAGAATACCCATAATGTTTGTGGTGGCAAAGTGGTTCCTCTCTCCTATCTGGATGAGCTGGTCTCCATAGACGTCG CAAGTGGTCCGTCCATTGCCTTGCACATGGATGGAGCTCGAATATTCAATGCAGCCGCCGCGTTGGGCGTCAGCGTACAGCGACTTTGTCGTGACTTTGATTCGGTTTCCATATGCCTAAGCAAAGGTTTATCCGCTCCTATTGGTTCAATTCTTGTGGGTTCCAAGGCTTTCATTACGCA AGCACGACGATTCCGCAAGGCAGTGGGAGGAGGAATGCGACAGGTGGGTGTTTTGGCTGCTGCTGGCCTGGTGGCATTGGAACAGATTGTACCTTTACTGGGAAAGGATCATGAGAGAACTAAGCGCATTGCCAAGGCCGTTCATGATCTAAGTAGTCCCAATGTGGTTGTCGATTTGGATGCTGTGCAAACCAACATCCTTTTTTTGGAGATAAAACAACCCGATTTGGTGGGCAGTGAGTTTGTTCAGGATTTGGAAAACGTTCAGCCCGATGAATTGAGAGCCGGTGTCAAGGATAAGAATGGTCTGGGAGTTGTAGTCAGATCGTGTGACCTTACCTTAAAGTCAGTTCGTTTAGTTCTTTATCATCAAATCGATGATGAACAGGTCGAATTGGCCATTAAAAAGCTGACTTTTGTCATCAAGCAATATGATGCACGATGGCCAAAAgtgcaataa
- the LOC6646557 gene encoding glucosamine-6-phosphate isomerase isoform X2: MRLIILETSDSVGKWAAKYVMKRINEFQPGPNKYFVLGLPTGSTPLGMYRELIEFYKQGKVSFQYVKTFNMDEYVGLPRDHHESYHYFMWHNFFKHIDIEPHNVHILDGNASDLVVECNKFEEQIKAAGGVELFIGGIGPDGHIAFNEPGSSLVSRTRVKTLAQDTLEANARFFDNDMTKVPKQALTVGVGTVMDSKEVMILITGGHKAFALYKAIEEGVNHMWTVSAFQQHVNTLMICDEDATLELRVKTVKYFKGILRDIDEAAIQEGYTN, from the exons ATGAGATTGATTATTTTGGAAACCAGCGATTCGGTTGGCAAATGGGCAGCCAAATATGTCATGAAACGTATCAACGAGTTCCAGCCGGGACCAAATAA ATACTTTGTATTGGGTTTACCCACAGGCTCCACGCCATTGGGAATGTATCGAGAGTTAATTGAATTCTATAAGCAGGGCAAGGTATCGTTTCAATATGTAAAGACATTTAATATGGATGAATATGTTGGCTTGCCGCGGGATCATCACGAGAGCTATCACTATTTCATGTGGCATAATTTCTTCAAGCATATTGACATTGAACCCCACAATGTCCATATATTAGATGGCAATGCCTCCGATTTGGTGGTCGAATGTAATAAATTTGAGGAGCAGATTAAAGCGGCCGGAGGAGTAGAACTATTCATTGGTGGCATTGGGCCAGATGGCCATATAGCTTTCAATGAGCCCGGCTCATCGCTGGTATCACGAACGAGAGTAAAGACCCTGGCCCAGGATACCTTGGAGGCTAATGCCCGTTTCTTTGACAATGATATGACCAAGGTTCCTAAACAGGCTTTAACTGTGGGTGTGGGTACTGTGATGGATTCAAAGGAGGTTATGATACTCATAACGGGCGGTCACAAGGCCTTCGCCTTGTACAAAGCGATCGAAGAAGGTGTTAACCACATGTGGACCGTTAGTGCATTCCAGCAACATGTCAATACTTTGATGATATGTGACGAAGACGCCACCCTAGAGCTGCGCGTCAAGActgtaaaatattttaag GGCATTCTAAGAGATATAGATGAAGCTGCCATTCAGGAAGGTTATACCAACTGA
- the LOC124460313 gene encoding uncharacterized protein LOC124460313, with the protein MSLISLSFALLQTLLMINSSVEQCGQANEKQFFNGQLLLGDNEYPWIGILREEDESKILCITILITPRHVIMPAHCVTDHVHSITFANPLLGKGNNEVSYQLEEVAIHPDYALITDSDIAVGTLDRNVSDVQPICMPSKDEPQYFGYSLEMIGSAFERPHLRIKSQVHLGTPDFCSDLFQGNHRFASNDICGYLTKKFLAGSAVMAAHVSEGKPSSIKFYLIGIILYEVRLANRTDVTNLFLYVKHYRDWIMRNSIE; encoded by the exons ATGTCGCTGATCTCTCTTAGTTTTGCATTATTGCAAACTCTCTTGATGA TTAACTCATCAGTCGAACAGTGTGGACAAGCGAACGAAAAGCAGTTCTTCAATGGACAGTTGCTTCTCGGCGATAATGAATACCCTTGGATAGGAATATTGCGAGAAGAGGACGAAAGCAAAATCCTCTGTATAACGATACTCATCACACCACGTCATGTTATTATGCCAGCGCATTGTGTAACTGACCACGTTCACTCGATCACTTTTGCTAACCCTCTACTGGGTaaaggaaataacgaagtttcCTACCAACTCGAGGAAGTGGCTATCCACCCAGACTATGCCTTAATTACAGATAGCGACATTGCAGTTGGTACTTTGGACAGAAACGTGTCGGACGTTCAGCCCATTTGCATGCCATCAAAGGATGAGCCTCAATATTTTGGCTACAGTCTGGAAATGATTGGTTCCGCTTTTGAGCGACCACATCTTCGTATAAAAAGCCAAGTGCATCTTGGGACTCCAGATTTTTGTTCGGATCTATTTCAAGGAAACCATAGATTTGCATCGAATGATATTTGCGGCTACTTAACGAAGAAATTCTTAGCTGGTAGCGCTGTAATGGCTGCCCACGTGTCCGAAGGAAAACCAAGCAGCattaaattctatttaatCGGAATTATACTCTATGAAGTGAGACTTGCTAATCGTACGGATGTCACCAACTTATTCTTATATGTCAAACATTACAGAGATTGGATTATGCGAAATTCTATTGAATAA